Genomic DNA from Sphingomonas lacunae:
GTTGAGATAGTCGAGAATCGCTGGACCGTCGGCAATCGACTTTTCATGCTTCCATGGTTCGAAAATGAAGCCGAGTGTGTGCATGTCGCTGTCCGAACGGATACCGGGATAGCGGAACAAATCCCATGTGCCGCCCAGATTTTCCCGCCGGTCAACCAGTGCAAAGCTGCGGTCAGGGCACTTTTGCTGCAAATGCACGGCCATGCCGATGCCGGAAATCCCCGCGCCGACGATCAGCACGTCGACGTCGGCGGCGTTGGTGGATGCTGGCGCAATCGGCGTCACAGCGTTCATTGCAGACTCTCCCGGCTCTGATTTAGGGGGCACACACTAGTGACAGCGATGTAAATTGCAACGGGGCTGCGATCCTCGACTTTCCTTCATTGGCGTGTCCCTTCATCTGGGCTAAGGGGCGTGTCACAAAAGAGTCACGCAATTGTCATCTGCGCTCATCGGCGGCAGGCAAGGGCGCCGGAAAGGACAGTGTCATTCGCCAGATCGCCGCCTTGCCCTATCGCACCGAGGGGACCGGAATCGATGCGCCGGTCAGCATCCTGCTCGTCACGTCGCGCGGAACAGGTCGCTGGGTGATTCCCAAAGGGAACAGCATTGCCGGACTGGCGCCGCACGTCGCCGCTGCCCAGGAGGCCGAGGAGGAAGCAGGGGTGATCGGGTCGGCTTGCCCGACACCGATCGGCACCTATCGCTATCGCAAACAGCGCGGCAATGGCGCATCGCTGTGGGTGGATGTCAGCGTCTTTCCCTTTGCCGTCACGCGGGAGCTCGACACATGGAAAGAAGCGCATGAACGTGAACGGCGCTGGTTCAAGCTGTCCGAAGCCGCTTCCAAGGTGGACGAGGACGACCTCAAGGACCTGATCCGCTCATTCGGGGCATCGGAATTCAATGCTGCGGCGCGACGCACGGGGGTGCTTGACCGCGTGGCCAAAAATACGGGGGTAAGTGGGATGTTCGCATGGTTTCAGCGGCTGTTGCCAGCGCAGGGCAATTTTTTCGAGCTGTTCGAGGCGCATGCCGTTACCCTGGTCACCGGTTCAGATGCCCTCGCGCGGCTGTTGCAGGGCGGTGGCGGGATGGGCGACCATATCCGCGAAATTGTCGAGCGTGAGCATGAGGCCGACAATATCACCCGTGAAGTGTTGCAGGCTGTGCGCCGTACCTTTCTGACCCCGTTTGACCGCAGCGCCATCATCAGCCTGATCAGCGCGATGGACGACGCCATCGACCAGATGCAGCAAACCGCCGGAGCGGTGGATCTTTACGAGGTCAAGGAATTTGACCAGGAAATGAAGGATATGGCGGCGATCATCCGCGATGCCGCGCGTCTGACCGCAGAGGCGATGCCGCTATTGCGTTCGATCGCCAAAAATGGCCCGCGCCTGCATGAACTGACCGAACGGCTGGTCCGCATGGAGGGGCATGCCGACGAAATTCATGCCGCCGGTCTCAAGCGCCTGTTCAGGGAACATGGAGAGAGCAACACGCTGACTTTCATCATCAAGCGGGAGATCTACCAGCATCTCGAACGGGTTGTTGACCGGCTGGAGGATGTTGCCAACGAAATTGACGGCCTCGTCATCGACCACGCCTGATCCGGCGGGAGACGATCCATGCATGAACTCGCTTTTCCGCTGCTCGTCGGGCTGATCATCCTCGCCCTGATGTTCGATTTTCTCAACGGTTTGCATGACGCTGCCAATTCGATTGCCACCGTGGTCGCAACCCGGCTGCTGTCGCCCGTATGGGCGGTCATCTTTGCCGCCTTTTTCAATTTTGCCGCCTATTTCCTGTCGATCATCTTCCCCAGCCTGCACAAGGTTGCCGAGACCATTGGCAAGGGGATCATCGACAAGGATCTGGTAACCCCGGCGGTTGTGTTCGGTGCGCTGGTGGGGGCGATGTTCTGGAACATCGTCACCTGGCTGAAAGGTATTCCTTCTTCTTCGAGTCATGCGCTGATTGGCGGAATCGTTGGTGCCGGCGTTGCCCATGCCGGGCTCAGCGGCATCCAGTGGACCGGCCTCAACAAGACGGTTGTCGCCATCTTCCTCTCACCAATGCTTGGCATGATGCTGGCAATGCTGGTCATGCTGTTGTCGAGCTGGGCGCTCAAGCGGGCGACGGCGCGCGGAGCGGAACGCAGCTTCCGCTTCATGCACCTCTTTTCCTCCGCCGCCTATTCGCTGAGCCACGGCCTCAATGATGCGCAGAAGACGATGGGGATCATCACTGTGCTGCTCTATTCGACCGGCTATCTGGCGGGCGAATTCCATGTGCCGCACTGGGTGGCGATCAGCTGTTACATCGCCATTGCGTTGGGAACACTGTCCGGCGGGTGGAAGATCATTGAAACCATGGGCAGCCGCATCACCAAGCTGTCCCACCATCAGGGCTTTGCTGCATCGACCGGCGGCTCGATCATGGTGTTCACGGCCTCTTTGCTGGGCATTCCCGTGTCAACGACCCACACTATCACCGGCAGCATTATCGGCGCCGGAGCCGCCCGTCGTGCCAGCGCGGTGCGCTGGGGCGTCGCGGGCAATGTCGTGACCGCATGGTTCATCACCCTGCCGGCCAGCGCCACGGTTGGCGCGCTATTCTACTGGCTCACGACCTTTTTCTGACGAACGACTCTGAGGATGATCAGCGGCGCGGGCTGATGATCGGGCTAATATTGGTCAGTTCGAACGTGCCGTCGAGCTTTTTCCAAACGGTGGCACGAACCCGGCTGTTGTCGGACAGGGTCAGGTCGATCCTGTAGTTGATGCCCGCCACTACCTGTTGCTGGACCGCGTCTATACTGGTCAGCGTGACGCCAGGCTGGTTCATCGCAGTCACGGCAAATTGGGCAGCTTCGCGGGCATCTGGCGTGACCTCCCCGGTGGACCATCCACCCACTACGGCAGGCCCCTGTGGTTCCGGCTGGCCTGGAGTGCCTGCGGCATTGCCGTCCGCGCTGGCGGTGCAGGCGCCCAACAGTGTCGCAGCGGCGGCGGTGATCAGGATGGAGATGTTTCTCATGGCCGTGGTCCTTCGTCCATCAACGGGTTCAGTTGGTTTCGGGGGGCGCGAAAATTTCGTCACCAGGCTGGATCGGAAGATCGATGGGCGCCTCAACCTCCGGGCGGACGACCGATTCCTCTTCGCTGATCCGCCGGTTGCGTGAAACCACCCCGCTGCCACCGCCGACATAGCGATAATGCCAGGGTTCGAAGGAAACGCCCTGCGGGTTTCCTTCGGGGAAGGAGAGGTGGAAACCAAAGCGTCGTGCATTTTCCTTCAGCCAGCGGCCAACCGGATCATTTTTGAAACATTGTTCCAGGTTGCAGTTGCCATTGCGGCTGCCAAAATCGATCGCGAGACCGGTGGAATGCTCGCTGAAACCGGGCGGCGCGACCCAGCGCGCCTGCCCGGCATAGCCGCGCGAGGCGATGCGGTCAGCATTGCAGAACAGGGCAGCCTGTCGCTCGATCGAGCGATAACAGGAAATGCCCATCATGGCCCGCGCCACCGCCGGGTCATCGGCGCGCGCCGCCGCCAGCATCCGCGAGAGCGCACCCGCCGCAGAGGCGTGGATCAAGGAACAATTGCCGCCACCAAAGCCTGCTGGCGTCGCCACCAGAGAACTGCGGGGCGCTTCATCGCTGCGCAAATGACCGAACAATGTGCCGCCTGACGGCAGCTGGTCGCGCAAAGTGGCATAGTTGGATCGGCACAGTTTGACGGCATCAGCCTCCCCCCCGTCGGTCAGCGCCAACAGGCCATCAGCTGAAGACGGCGCCTCCCCGCCGGGTTTACCGGCAAGATCGCCGTTTACGCCATCACCGATGGGCACGGCAGCGACAGTGCCGTCCGGCAGATAATCTTGTGCATCGACGACGATCGCCGGTCCGGGCTGCCAACGTTCGGCAAGCAGCAGATAAGCCGCCGTGCCCAATCCTGAGATGAGGGCAACGACTAACAGGATTTTGAATGCGCGCATGGTTGGCCTTGCAACAGGGGTGTTCGGGGCGCCCTGTCCCGGGTGCTGGTCCGCCTGAATGGTTTAGCAGGAGATATAGCTGCTCAACACCCACCCAATGGGATAACGACCATCGATCGGTTGGATGTGGACCCAGATATAGCCCGCACGGTCATATTGCTGGTCAAACGCCTGGAAACGCGAACCACGCGGCATGGCACCGATAACTGCGCCGGCTGGCGCATTGCGGATGCGGAGATTGCCGGAATTGGTGATGACTGAACAATATGTGCCATTGGGCAGCGGCGGCCGCACTGATGCTGTCGCTGCGGTTTCCGGTCCGGGCGGGCCGTCGCTCAGATTGATCGCGCTGACATAGCCGCGGCCATCGGCCAGTTTGAACCAGTAGCTGTCGCCGCTGAGGCCACGATGCATGGTGCCGCGTACTTGCTGGCCCCGGCTCAACGTGCCGACGACCCGGCTGTCCGGGCCCTGGGCCGTGGCAATGTTGCGGATATTGGTCTGGCTGGTGACATATTTCAGCACCTCTGCGCCCACAGCCTCGGTAGCTACGGCCTCGGCGGGTGCCCCCGCGGCTGTGGCCTCCGGTGCAGCCTCCGCCTTGTCACGGGTCATGAACAGATAGGCGACGGCCACGCCGAGCAACAGCACAACCGCCCCGGCAATGATCCATGGCAGGTTGGTCCCGCCGGGTGGTGCAACACCAGCGGCGGGATATTGCACGGGCGGAACATAGGGTGAGGGCGCGGGGCCAGCAGCGGGAGGAGGCGCGACTTGTGCCACCGAAGCACCGCAGCTGCCACAAAACTGTGCATTGGCTGCAAGTGCAGCGCCACAGCCGTTACAGAATTTCGCCATCCTTATTCCCCCCGGAGATCAAGAGAGCCTTGCCATGCCCTGCGTACAAGGCATGCCCTCGATAGCACCGCTATGCGGAGGGGCAAGAGGCTGGAAGGGCTTTTGCTCGCAATTTGGCGTCATCCGGCTCGCATCGGCCCGGTCAGTAGTTGACCTTGATGTCAAGGTAGCGGCCGGTGCTGCCGCTGCCATAAATGGACACTTCGACCAGACTGCCTCCGGTGACAATGGCCCGCGCGGCCGCCGGACTGATACGGCCCTGCATCACCATGCGCTCCATGGTTGCCCGGTTGTTGGCACTGGCAAAGAAGCTGTCCCCGCTGTCGCCAGAATGGCGAATACCAAAGCGGTGCACATTGGCGCGATCCTGGCGAAGAATCTGCCAGGGCTGGCTGAGCCGCACACCATCGCTGGCAAACAGGTCCTCGCGACCGATATAGGCGGTATAGCTGCCGATCAGGCGGTCTGCGCCGCTGTTGGTCGTGCCCGAGCTGATTGTTGCGGCGACCGGTGCGGGGGCCGGCAACGGGGCGGAGGAAAGTGGCGGGCTCACCTCGGTCGCTGGCACCGCAGGAGGTGCTGCGGATGCAGTCTGTGGTGCGGCGGCAGCAGGGGCGGACGGTGCGTCGGCTGCAACTTGTGCAGGTGTGGAAGCTTCTTCACCTTGTTTCAGCATCAATATGTAGCCGCTGGCAATACCAAGCAGCAGCACGGCGAGAATGGCGATGACCCAGGGGAGAGATGATCCGCGTCCGCCGGGCACGGCCCCGCTGCTGCTTTGCGCCGAACCGCAGCCACCGCAAAAACCCGCGCCATCCTGAATCGCCGCGCCGCAATTCCGGCAAAATCCTGTCATCTGGCGTCCCCCCTGAAGAATGTCCGTTTGGGATAAAATGCGCCGCGTTATCGGCCAATGATTTTATTGCGCTGGTCCTGCTGCCACTTGCGGTTAACGCTTCCCTAATCGCTATAATGCTATAGCATTGATTTATGGAGCGGAACGAACGATCGACCATATTCCGCCTGATTGTGACAGGTATTCTCGTCGTCGGCGGATCGGTCGCCGCGTCAACGGCGGCAACGCATTTCAGCTTCGCCATCAACGGGACCATTACCTATCGCGACTCGATGCTCGTGTCGCTGATCGTTCCCTTGCTCGTCGCCCCGCCAGCCTATTGCTATGTGGCCTGGCTCAGCTGGAAACTCCAGAGGGCCAACCTCGCACTCGACCATCTGGCGCGGCGGGACGTACTGACCAGCCTGCTTAATCGGCGGGCCTTTGTCGAGATGGCCGAAGCGCGACTGGCGGACGGCTTAAGCCATATGCTGGTTATGGCTGATATCGACCATTTCAAGCGGATCAATGACAGCATGGGCCATGCCGCTGGGGACCTTGCCCTGCAGCACACTGCCAAGTTGCTCGACAGCATGGCGCCAAAGGGTTCGCTTGTTGCCCGACTCGGCGGAGAAGAGTTTGCCATCCTCTTGCCCCATGGAGCGGGCGATGACGCAGCGATGCTGGTGATTGTCGAGGCGATCCGCGAGAGGCTGGAACAGGTGCCGTTCATCGCCGCTGGCGGGCTCACCCGGATAACCGCCAGTTTCGGCGTGGCCAGGTCAAGGCCGGATGAGCGGCTCGACGGCATTTTGTGCCGGGCTGACAAGGCGCTGTATGACGCCAAAAATGCCGGCCGCAACAGGCTGGCCATGGCTGGCTAGTCAGACCGCCGCAGTCTCAGCAAAAGGGCGGCGAAGCCGATGGTGAACAGCGCGTCCCCCGCCAGTATGGGGATCGTCCCGGCCGGGGTGACGCCCGCTGCAAGATCGGGTCCGAGCAGGGCGATGATGCCCAGCTTGCCCACCATGCCGGCCCACAGCATTGGTGCGAACCGGCGCGGGTCCGTAGCGGTGATGGCATAGACCAGGCCGAAACAGGCGACCAACAGGCTGACGATCCGGTCGTTCACCGCCGCGCTCATGACCAGGCCGGGCACGCCGATCAACAGGTTATAGGCAGCCGCAGCGGCCAGCATCCATTGCCAGCCGCGCGCCGGGCCCGGTCTGCTGGCGTCGTTCATGGCACGCCTCCGCCCGGTGTCTCCGCAGTGGCCGGCGCATGGGCAAAGAACATCAGCATCACCAGACGTGCGGTTTCCGGGTCGGTGCCGAACCCAGGCGCCGCATCATGGAACAGCCAGGGGCTGAACAACAGCAACCGATTGTAACGCATCGGAATGGTGAACAGCTTTTCCCACGCAGAACGGCGATTGGTGTCGCGGTTGACAACATCCTCGATCAGCCGGTTGATATCGCCATATCCCGCTGCGCGGATGCCCGGCATGTCCATCGGCACCCGGTCCAGTCCGGTGCGCTTGTGGCGGAAAAAATCCGTCCCGCCGGCACAATGTTCGGGCTTGGTAAGATAGAGGATGCCGGAATAGGCGGCCGGGTCGATGTGCACGCCGGTCTGGCCGCGATCCCCCTTCATCGTCACCCGGCATTGCGCATGGTTGGTACCCGGCGCGGGGACAAGCGGCATTCCCGCCAGCGTCGAAACCTGCGCCTCCAGCCCCGGGATAGTGAGCGGCCGGTCGGACAGGATGCCGGGATAATTGCCATGCTTGGTCGCCGGGTCATAGGCGAGCTTCAGCGCGGCGGCACGGGCAACATCGGGGTTGGCCAGAAAGTCGTCGATGATGATCAGGCTGGGCGGCATGGAGGCCTTGTGGCCTTGAAGCCCGTTTCAGGCAAGCGGTCGCAACGGTCAGTCAGTGCAGGCCTGCTGTCCGCAAGCCATCATCCCCCAGCATATCGGGCGCAATTTTCCGGCGACATGGTCAGCGCAACGGCTGTGCCGCCGCCAGGCAACATGTAACGGACGCTGACGGCAATGCCGTTCCGTTCGATGTCGGTATTGGAATAGGTGCTGCACACCTGCTCCATCATCTGGTCGCGTGTCGCCGTCCCGATGGAGATTTTTTCCCCGCCGGATGTCACATTGACGACGACATCAATGGTCTTGGCCTCCGCGTCGGTGCGGGTAGGGCCCATTTCTGCGTAAAAGCCGTTGCTGCCACGCGGAAGCGTTTTTTCCAGGCCGCTGGCCATGCCCTTGGCTGTCGCATCGAGCCAGACTTGCCGCTCCTCGGGAGAGGCGGCGGCATAGTCAAACGGGGCGCAGGCGCCGAGCATCAGCAATATGAGTGCGAGCGGCACCGCCAGGGGTTTGGCGAGGGCGGACTTGCCTCCGGTCAGGATACCGCCGGCAATTGTATTTCGCACCGGTACAATCTGATCAGATGGCATGGCTTTGGTACCTGGGGTTGTTCAGCGGGACAGCTTTTCGCAAAACATGGTTAATAATTGGCTGGGGCGCTGCCGGAGGCATGACGGATGATGGCATGAAGGCGCCCGCCACCGTTGCAGTCCGGCGACGTTCCATCTTGCATCGTTCAGCCGGATTATTGCCCGTTGCAATGGGAACGGTGATTTGCTGGCTCTGCGCACGTGCTGATTGGGACTGCCCAGCGGTGAGCGTCGCTGCTAGACGACGGGGCGCATGACACAGTTCGCCTCGCTGCCCTGGGCAGCCATCCTTTTCTCCGCGCTGGCGATGACGCTCATCGTCGCGTTGCGCTATCTCGCCACGTCGGGCCTGTTTGCCTGGATCACGGGGCGGGTGCGGCCAGGCCTGTATGCCGGGCAGGACGCGCAGATCAGGAATGAAGTGCGCTGGAGCCTTGCTTCGGCCGCCATCTATGGCCTGCCCGCCGGTGTGGTCGCTTGGGGGTGGCAGAACCGGGGTTGGACCCGTATCTACACCGACTGGTCGGATTGGCCGCTGTGGTATGCACCGCTGTCGCTGATGCTCTATCTTTTGCTGCACGACACATGGTTTTACTGGACGCACCGCTGGATGCACGGACCGCGCGGCCTGCGCTGGGGCCATGCGTTGCATCATGCCAGCAAGCCTCCGACCGCCTGGGCTGCGATGAGCTTTCATCCTTGGGAGGCGCTGTCGGGCGCGCTGGTCATCCCGTTGCTGACCTTTGTCATTCCCATTCATGTCGGCATTCTCGGCCTCGTACTTACCATCATGACGGTGATGGGCATCGCCAATCATATGGGCTGGGAAATGTTCTCCCGGCGTATCGTTCATGGACCGTTGGGGAAGTGGCTGATAACAGCAAGCCATCATGAACGGCATCACCGGGAGTATCGCTGCAATTATGGGCTCTATTTCCGCCATTGGGACCGGTTGTGCGGCACTGATCGCGATCCTGTCGATTTCAGCCCCCGTCCATAGCCAGCCTGCGGCAGCGGCAGGGACCGTGGAAATCAGCATCACCAACCTGCGCTCGACGCGCGGCAATGTGCTGATCTGCCTGACCACCAACGCCCGCCGTTTTCCGGATTGCCGGGGTGATGCGGGCGCACGATCGGTGACGATACCGGCCAGTGTGCCCACCGCGCGGGTCACAGGTCTGGCTCCGGGCACATGGGCGATTGCCGTCATTCATGATGAGAATGCCAATGGCCGCATTGACACCACGCTGGGGATACCGCGCGAAGGTGTGGGATCGTCGCGCAATGCCCCTATCCGCATGGGGCCGCCACGCTTTGCCGATGCTTCCTTCGCCATAACGACCGGCAGTGTCAGCCAGTCAATCCGGATGCGCTATTTGCTCTGATCCCTGCTGCCGGTTTCGGCAGCCTCTCGCGCCTTGTCCAGTTCGCGGTAAATGCCACGGACGAGCGCCACATTGACGATGCACAATAGCCCCAACAGCCCCAGCACGGCGGCGGCCGATATGGCGGCTACGTGGGCTGCTTCGGGACCGAAGCGCGCCAGCACCATCGCTCCCACGCTCAGCACCAACATCATCCAGCCGGCCCTGCGTGCCCGTTCGATCAGAGGTGGTTCGGGCTTGCGCGGTCCACGATGGGCAGGGGGCAATTCAGCGGTCATGTCCAAGCCATAGCCGCTCGAACCCGCTTGGCAAATGGCGGCGCTGCCCGGATCGGGCCGGCCAGCGATTCTTCGTCCTTGCTTTGATTAGGGTCAAAGACCTAATCTCTGCTCCAAGCCCAAAAGGGCAGGAAAGGACTATTGGAGAGGATGAGTCGAAATGGCGGAAGTTATGGAAAGGGCTGCGGCTGAATCGGCGGGCGGCGTTACCCATGTCGATGTGTTGATTGTCGGAGCCGGCATATCCGGCATCGGTTCGGCCTATCATCTCCAGGACCAGTGCCCCGGCAAAAGCTATGCCATCATTGAATGCAAGGACACGTTCGGCGGCACGTGGGAAACCCACAAATATCCCGGCGTCCGTTCGGATTCTGACCTCTACACCTTTGGATACCGCTTCAAACCCTGGGTTGGCACGCCAATCGCCTCGGCGGAAGAGATCCTCAGATATATGGGGGAGGTGATCGAGGAAAATGGCATCGGTCAGCACATCCGCTACGGCCATCTGATCACCGCCTGCAAATGGTCCAGCGCCGACAATCTTTGGACAGTCGAGGCCACCCGCAAGGCCGATGGCGCCAAGACACTGTTCACTGCCAACTTCCTGTGGATGTGCCAGGGCTATTATGACCATGAAAAGCCCTACATTCCCGACTGGGCCGGCCTGTCGGATTACAAGGGCCTGTTCGTCCACGCCCAGAAATGGGACCCGGCGACCGATTACACGGGCAAGCGTGTGCTGGTGATCGGCTCGGGCGCCACCGCTGCCACGGTCGTCCCCGCTTTTGCCGAAAAGGCGGCGCATGTGACGATGCTGCAACGTTCGCCCACCTATTTCTTCTGCTCGGAAAACAAGAATGAGCTCGCTGACAAGCTGCGCGCCGGCGGCATCGACGAACCAACGATCCACCGCGTCGTCCGCGCCCAGATCATGCATGATCAGGCGGCGATGACCCAACGCTGCATAGACGAGCCTGATCAGGTGTTCGAGGAGCTGAAGGAGTTGGTGCGCGCCTTTACCGGCAAGCCCGATTTCCAGTTTGAACCACACTTCACACCCAGATACCGCCCTTGGCAACAGCGCCTCGCCTTCTGTCCCAATGGCGACATTTTCCAGGCCGCGGTTGCTGGCAAGCTGACCGTGGTGACCGATACCATCGACCGCTTCACCGAAACCGGCGTGTTGACCAGCTCCGGCGAA
This window encodes:
- a CDS encoding M15 family metallopeptidase, which produces MRAFKILLVVALISGLGTAAYLLLAERWQPGPAIVVDAQDYLPDGTVAAVPIGDGVNGDLAGKPGGEAPSSADGLLALTDGGEADAVKLCRSNYATLRDQLPSGGTLFGHLRSDEAPRSSLVATPAGFGGGNCSLIHASAAGALSRMLAAARADDPAVARAMMGISCYRSIERQAALFCNADRIASRGYAGQARWVAPPGFSEHSTGLAIDFGSRNGNCNLEQCFKNDPVGRWLKENARRFGFHLSFPEGNPQGVSFEPWHYRYVGGGSGVVSRNRRISEEESVVRPEVEAPIDLPIQPGDEIFAPPETN
- a CDS encoding flavin-containing monooxygenase, encoding MAEVMERAAAESAGGVTHVDVLIVGAGISGIGSAYHLQDQCPGKSYAIIECKDTFGGTWETHKYPGVRSDSDLYTFGYRFKPWVGTPIASAEEILRYMGEVIEENGIGQHIRYGHLITACKWSSADNLWTVEATRKADGAKTLFTANFLWMCQGYYDHEKPYIPDWAGLSDYKGLFVHAQKWDPATDYTGKRVLVIGSGATAATVVPAFAEKAAHVTMLQRSPTYFFCSENKNELADKLRAGGIDEPTIHRVVRAQIMHDQAAMTQRCIDEPDQVFEELKELVRAFTGKPDFQFEPHFTPRYRPWQQRLAFCPNGDIFQAAVAGKLTVVTDTIDRFTETGVLTSSGELLEADIIVACTGFRLSVMGDIPFSVDGKPVNWADTVTYRGMMFTGVPNMAWVMGYFRASWTLRVDMQGDFICALLNAMDAKGAKRIDVRLRPEDEGMEILPWIEADNFNPGYLMRGIDQMPRRGDKPEWRHNQDYWKERGEFPNIDLNGSEFVYDGKVANEVRVAEAAE
- a CDS encoding DUF47 family protein, encoding MRQIAALPYRTEGTGIDAPVSILLVTSRGTGRWVIPKGNSIAGLAPHVAAAQEAEEEAGVIGSACPTPIGTYRYRKQRGNGASLWVDVSVFPFAVTRELDTWKEAHERERRWFKLSEAASKVDEDDLKDLIRSFGASEFNAAARRTGVLDRVAKNTGVSGMFAWFQRLLPAQGNFFELFEAHAVTLVTGSDALARLLQGGGGMGDHIREIVEREHEADNITREVLQAVRRTFLTPFDRSAIISLISAMDDAIDQMQQTAGAVDLYEVKEFDQEMKDMAAIIRDAARLTAEAMPLLRSIAKNGPRLHELTERLVRMEGHADEIHAAGLKRLFREHGESNTLTFIIKREIYQHLERVVDRLEDVANEIDGLVIDHA
- a CDS encoding DUF6445 family protein encodes the protein MPPSLIIIDDFLANPDVARAAALKLAYDPATKHGNYPGILSDRPLTIPGLEAQVSTLAGMPLVPAPGTNHAQCRVTMKGDRGQTGVHIDPAAYSGILYLTKPEHCAGGTDFFRHKRTGLDRVPMDMPGIRAAGYGDINRLIEDVVNRDTNRRSAWEKLFTIPMRYNRLLLFSPWLFHDAAPGFGTDPETARLVMLMFFAHAPATAETPGGGVP
- a CDS encoding DUF2141 domain-containing protein, translating into MEISITNLRSTRGNVLICLTTNARRFPDCRGDAGARSVTIPASVPTARVTGLAPGTWAIAVIHDENANGRIDTTLGIPREGVGSSRNAPIRMGPPRFADASFAITTGSVSQSIRMRYLL
- a CDS encoding cystatin domain-containing protein, whose product is MRNISILITAAAATLLGACTASADGNAAGTPGQPEPQGPAVVGGWSTGEVTPDAREAAQFAVTAMNQPGVTLTSIDAVQQQVVAGINYRIDLTLSDNSRVRATVWKKLDGTFELTNISPIISPRR
- a CDS encoding GGDEF domain-containing protein; translated protein: MERNERSTIFRLIVTGILVVGGSVAASTAATHFSFAINGTITYRDSMLVSLIVPLLVAPPAYCYVAWLSWKLQRANLALDHLARRDVLTSLLNRRAFVEMAEARLADGLSHMLVMADIDHFKRINDSMGHAAGDLALQHTAKLLDSMAPKGSLVARLGGEEFAILLPHGAGDDAAMLVIVEAIRERLEQVPFIAAGGLTRITASFGVARSRPDERLDGILCRADKALYDAKNAGRNRLAMAG
- a CDS encoding inorganic phosphate transporter yields the protein MHELAFPLLVGLIILALMFDFLNGLHDAANSIATVVATRLLSPVWAVIFAAFFNFAAYFLSIIFPSLHKVAETIGKGIIDKDLVTPAVVFGALVGAMFWNIVTWLKGIPSSSSHALIGGIVGAGVAHAGLSGIQWTGLNKTVVAIFLSPMLGMMLAMLVMLLSSWALKRATARGAERSFRFMHLFSSAAYSLSHGLNDAQKTMGIITVLLYSTGYLAGEFHVPHWVAISCYIAIALGTLSGGWKIIETMGSRITKLSHHQGFAASTGGSIMVFTASLLGIPVSTTHTITGSIIGAGAARRASAVRWGVAGNVVTAWFITLPASATVGALFYWLTTFF
- a CDS encoding zinc ribbon domain-containing protein, giving the protein MTGFCRNCGAAIQDGAGFCGGCGSAQSSSGAVPGGRGSSLPWVIAILAVLLLGIASGYILMLKQGEEASTPAQVAADAPSAPAAAAPQTASAAPPAVPATEVSPPLSSAPLPAPAPVAATISSGTTNSGADRLIGSYTAYIGREDLFASDGVRLSQPWQILRQDRANVHRFGIRHSGDSGDSFFASANNRATMERMVMQGRISPAAARAIVTGGSLVEVSIYGSGSTGRYLDIKVNY
- a CDS encoding sterol desaturase family protein — protein: MTQFASLPWAAILFSALAMTLIVALRYLATSGLFAWITGRVRPGLYAGQDAQIRNEVRWSLASAAIYGLPAGVVAWGWQNRGWTRIYTDWSDWPLWYAPLSLMLYLLLHDTWFYWTHRWMHGPRGLRWGHALHHASKPPTAWAAMSFHPWEALSGALVIPLLTFVIPIHVGILGLVLTIMTVMGIANHMGWEMFSRRIVHGPLGKWLITASHHERHHREYRCNYGLYFRHWDRLCGTDRDPVDFSPRP